Below is a window of Flavobacterium sp. N2820 DNA.
AGCTGAACACAATCGCCAATTACGATTTCTTCTGTTGGAATTTCGATGATTGTACTGTTTCGAATGACTTTGCATTTGGGTTGCGATAATTTTTTTAAAGCTTCAATTGCATTCCGACTTCTGGATTCTTGAAAAACAGAAATTGCAATTACAAAAACAATCGCAATGGCCATAAAAATGCCATCACCATAATCACCAGTTATGAAATAAATACTCGTTGCGGTAAACAATAAAATAAACATGGGTTCTTTAATAATGTCTACTAACGAAATCAAGAAATGGTTTTTTTTAGCGTGTTCAACGGAGTTTTTGCCGTGAATTTTTGCGGATTCTAAAACTTCTAAATCGGTTAAACCAGCACTTGTTTTTTTAGAATCGCTCATTGTAGATGGATTATTATTTATGCAAGTTACATAATTTATTCTTAAAAGAAATAGATTATTTGCTTAAGATTTACTATATTTGCACGCAATTTAACAACAACTACAAATTGCACCATGAAAGCACACACAACTAAAATCGTTGGCGAAGGTCTTACTTACGACGATGTTTTGCTTATTCCAAATTATTCAGAAATTTTACCACGCGAAGTTAGTATTCAATCGAAGTTTTCGAGAAATATTACTTTGAATGTTCCTATCGTTTCCGCTGCAATGGATACGGTTACCGAAAGTTCTATGGCAATTGCTATGGCTCAAGAAGGTGGAATTGGCGTGTTGCACAAAAACATGACGATTGAGCAACAAGCGGCGAAAGTAAAGAAAGTAAAACGTGCGGAAAGCGGTATGATTATCGATCCAGTTACATTACCATTAACGGCAACTGTGGGTGATGCGAAGATGGCAATGAAAGAATTTAGTATTGGCGGAATTCCAGTAGTAGATGAAAACGGAATTTTAAAAGGAATAGTTACCAATAGAGATTTACGTTTCGAAAAAATAAATACTCGTTCTATTTTAGAAGTGATGACTTCCGAAAATTTAGTGACGGCAGCTCAAGGCACTACTTTGCAAGAGGCTGAAGGAATTCTTCAAGAAAATAAAATTGAAAAATTGCCTGTAGTTGATAACAACAATAAATTAGTAGGTTTAATTACCTTTAGAGATATTACCAAATTAACACAAAAACCAATTGCTAATAAAGATAGGTTTGGTCGTTTACGTGTGGCTGCCGCTTTAGGTGTAACAGCTGATGCAGTAGATAGAGCAACGGCTTTAGTGACTGCTGGTGTTGATGCTGTAATTATTGATACCGCTCACGGACATACAAAAGGTGTGGTAGATGTGTTAAAAGCTGTGAAAGCAAAATTTCCAGATTTAGATGTTGTAGTTGGAAACATAGCTACTCCAGAAGCAGCATTATATTTGGCTCAAAACGGAGCTGATGCGGTGAAAGTAGGAATTGGTCCAGGTTCTATTTGTACAACTAGAGTTGTTGCAGGTGTTGGCTTTCCACAATTTTCAGCAGTTTTAGAAGTTGCTGCGGCTTTAAAAGGAACAGGAGTTCCAGTTATTGCAGATGGTGGAATTCGTTATACAGGAGATATTCCAAAAGCGATTGCTGCGGGAGCTGATTGTGTGATGTTAGGTTCACTTTTAGCAGGAACAAAAGAATCGCCAGGCGAAACGATTATTTTTGAAGGAAGAAAATTCAAATCATACCGTGGAATGGGTTCTGTTGAAGCGATGCAAGAAGGTTCTAAAGACCGTTATTTCCAAGATGTAGAAGACGATGTTAAGAAATTAGTTCCAGAAGGAATTGTAGGTCGTGTACCTTATAAAGGAGAATTAAACGAAAGTATGCAACAATTCATCGGTGGCTTAAGAGCCGGAATGGGGTATTGTGGTGCAAAAGATATTCCAACCTTACAAGAAAACGGCCGTTTCATTAGAATTACAGCAAGTGGTATTGGCGAAAGTCACCCACACAATGTAACGAT
It encodes the following:
- the guaB gene encoding IMP dehydrogenase, which codes for MKAHTTKIVGEGLTYDDVLLIPNYSEILPREVSIQSKFSRNITLNVPIVSAAMDTVTESSMAIAMAQEGGIGVLHKNMTIEQQAAKVKKVKRAESGMIIDPVTLPLTATVGDAKMAMKEFSIGGIPVVDENGILKGIVTNRDLRFEKINTRSILEVMTSENLVTAAQGTTLQEAEGILQENKIEKLPVVDNNNKLVGLITFRDITKLTQKPIANKDRFGRLRVAAALGVTADAVDRATALVTAGVDAVIIDTAHGHTKGVVDVLKAVKAKFPDLDVVVGNIATPEAALYLAQNGADAVKVGIGPGSICTTRVVAGVGFPQFSAVLEVAAALKGTGVPVIADGGIRYTGDIPKAIAAGADCVMLGSLLAGTKESPGETIIFEGRKFKSYRGMGSVEAMQEGSKDRYFQDVEDDVKKLVPEGIVGRVPYKGELNESMQQFIGGLRAGMGYCGAKDIPTLQENGRFIRITASGIGESHPHNVTITKEAPNYSR